TTCATCTCGACCAAGTCATTGAGCTTGAGCCCACAGCGGATGTCGGGGCAGAAGCGATTCCAGAGGCGGTAGTTCTCCAGATCGGCCAGCACTTCCCAGACCACGCTGGCGGGGGCATTGATTTCTACCTTGATGGAGGTGACGAGGTTGGCAGCTTTGGTCATTGGAGTGATCGCTTCAGTTGATGGGCTTGGAGGTGATCTGCAACTGCTCGCTCAGTGGCTCCACGGTTTCAAGCAAGGTCTTGTAGCCCGTCTCTGCAATCCACCAGCGGCCGTCGCGCTTGACATAGCGGTCTTCATAGATCGCGCCGCCGTGCATATGTGTCTTCTCTTCAAGATTGATAAAGACATAGTTCAGATACCAGAGCGCGCTGGCTTCGTCTCCCTTGACCTCGATCTCCGGCGTGTGGCCGTTGTGCATGGCCAGGCGGGTCTTGGTGAAAGAGGTTTTGTAGAAGTCCAGTGCCTTGTCCAGGCCTTCCAGGTGGAATTCGTAAGCCGGGCTTTTGAAGGCCAGCTTGATGTCTGGCGTCAGCATGT
This region of Comamonas thiooxydans genomic DNA includes:
- a CDS encoding nuclear transport factor 2 family protein, encoding MLDLEAIELIKQLKARYFRAIDTCNLELLQDMLTPDIKLAFKSPAYEFHLEGLDKALDFYKTSFTKTRLAMHNGHTPEIEVKGDEASALWYLNYVFINLEEKTHMHGGAIYEDRYVKRDGRWWIAETGYKTLLETVEPLSEQLQITSKPIN